Proteins encoded together in one Chryseobacterium sp. G0201 window:
- a CDS encoding citrate synthase, whose translation MSDNKVILNYDGNSYEYPIVDSTIGDRGIDISKLRDQTGLITLDLGYKNTGATLSDITYLDGDKGELFYRGYPIEQIAEKSNFTEVMYLLLHGELPTSDQFNTFNGNIKKYNFVAEEMKKIIDAFPRSAHPMGVLSSLTSALTAFNPKAVNVNSKEEMDLAAELLIAKFAHLAAWTYRKTLGLPLNHGDNSLNYVENFYKMAFRLPNEEFEINPVVTAALDKLLILHADHEQNCSTSTVRMVGSAHTGLFASVSAGISALWGPLHGGANQAVIEMLELIEKDGGDVNKWVEKAKDKNDSFRLMGFGHRVYKNFDPRAKIIKKAADDLLVALGIEDKALDIAMQLEKVALEDEYFIERKLYPNVDFYSGIIYRALGIPTEMFTVMFALGRLPGWIAQWKEMRLKGDPIGRPRQVYQGAQKRDYIDLVNR comes from the coding sequence ATGTCAGACAACAAAGTAATATTGAATTACGACGGTAATTCATATGAATATCCAATCGTGGATAGTACTATCGGAGACAGAGGGATCGATATTTCAAAACTAAGAGACCAAACAGGTTTAATCACTCTAGATTTAGGTTACAAAAATACAGGAGCTACACTTAGCGACATTACTTACTTAGACGGGGATAAAGGAGAATTATTCTATAGAGGATATCCTATTGAGCAGATTGCTGAAAAGTCTAACTTCACAGAAGTAATGTATCTTTTGTTACACGGTGAATTACCAACTTCAGATCAATTCAATACCTTCAACGGTAATATCAAAAAATATAACTTCGTAGCAGAGGAGATGAAAAAAATCATCGATGCTTTCCCTCGTTCTGCTCACCCAATGGGAGTTTTATCTTCTTTAACTTCTGCTTTAACTGCCTTCAACCCGAAAGCTGTTAATGTAAACTCTAAAGAAGAAATGGACCTTGCTGCAGAATTGCTTATTGCTAAATTTGCTCACCTTGCTGCTTGGACATACAGAAAAACTCTAGGTTTACCATTAAACCACGGAGATAATAGTCTAAACTATGTAGAGAACTTCTACAAAATGGCGTTCAGATTACCAAATGAAGAGTTTGAAATCAACCCTGTGGTAACTGCTGCTTTAGATAAATTATTAATCCTTCATGCTGACCACGAGCAAAACTGTTCTACATCTACTGTAAGAATGGTTGGTTCTGCTCATACAGGTCTTTTCGCTTCAGTTTCTGCGGGTATTTCTGCACTTTGGGGACCACTTCACGGTGGTGCAAACCAAGCAGTTATCGAAATGCTTGAATTGATCGAAAAAGACGGTGGAGATGTTAACAAGTGGGTTGAAAAAGCTAAAGATAAAAACGACAGCTTCCGTTTGATGGGATTCGGACACAGAGTTTACAAAAACTTCGATCCAAGAGCGAAAATCATCAAAAAAGCTGCTGATGATCTATTAGTTGCATTAGGAATTGAAGACAAAGCTCTTGATATTGCTATGCAGTTAGAAAAAGTAGCATTGGAAGATGAGTACTTCATCGAAAGAAAGTTATATCCAAACGTAGATTTCTACTCAGGAATCATCTACAGAGCATTAGGAATTCCTACAGAAATGTTTACAGTAATGTTTGCATTAGGAAGACTTCCGGGATGGATCGCTCAATGGAAAGAAATGAGATTAAAAGGAGATCCAATCGGAAGACCAAGACAGGTTTACCAAGGAGCTCAAAAAAGAGACTATATCGATTTAGTAAACAGATAA
- a CDS encoding nuclear transport factor 2 family protein produces the protein MDLPIILKNLLEAQENFDSNSYSECFSDDPKVFDEGKTHKGKEEIKDWNEKTNEEYKTKLEVIDVFNEDQTTILTTKVSGTFDGSPIVLKYKFEIKNEKISSLKITD, from the coding sequence ATGGATTTACCTATTATTTTAAAAAACCTATTAGAAGCTCAGGAAAATTTTGACAGTAATTCATATTCTGAGTGCTTTTCGGATGATCCAAAAGTTTTTGATGAAGGAAAAACTCACAAAGGAAAAGAAGAAATAAAAGACTGGAACGAAAAAACTAATGAAGAATACAAAACCAAACTAGAAGTTATTGATGTTTTTAATGAAGATCAAACAACCATCTTAACAACTAAAGTTTCGGGAACTTTTGATGGGAGTCCGATTGTTTTAAAGTATAAATTTGAGATTAAGAATGAGAAAATTTCAAGTCTGAAAATTACTGATTAA
- a CDS encoding SDR family oxidoreductase yields the protein MNEQFNFNNELSNKIALVTGGTKGAGKAIAERLLAAGATVIVTARYHPEIMNEKLHFIASDLSKSESTQKVVDEVLSKFRKLDILINTLGGSETKGGGFSVLTDEDWEISIQTNLLAPVRLDRGFLPQMIEQKSGVIIHIASIQGRLPLYDSTLPYAAAKAGLINYSKGLSKEVSSKGVRVLTVSPGWIMTDSATRMMERIAESSNSTIEEATQSVMNALGGIPIGRPAQPEDVAEFVGFLVSPRASYLTGTEYVIDGGTIPTI from the coding sequence ATGAACGAACAATTTAATTTTAATAATGAACTAAGCAATAAAATAGCCTTAGTAACTGGTGGAACAAAAGGCGCAGGAAAGGCCATCGCAGAAAGATTATTAGCCGCAGGTGCAACAGTAATTGTAACCGCAAGATATCATCCGGAAATTATGAATGAAAAACTTCATTTTATCGCTTCTGATTTAAGTAAATCTGAAAGTACACAAAAAGTTGTTGATGAAGTTTTGTCAAAATTCAGAAAGCTTGATATTTTAATCAATACTCTCGGCGGTTCGGAAACAAAAGGTGGTGGATTTTCTGTTTTGACGGATGAAGATTGGGAAATATCAATTCAAACAAATTTGCTGGCTCCCGTTCGCTTAGACAGAGGATTTTTACCACAAATGATCGAACAAAAAAGTGGCGTAATTATTCATATTGCTTCAATTCAGGGGAGATTGCCGCTGTATGATTCTACTTTGCCGTATGCGGCTGCAAAAGCGGGTTTAATTAATTACAGCAAAGGTTTGTCAAAGGAAGTTTCATCAAAAGGAGTTCGAGTTTTGACGGTTTCACCGGGATGGATCATGACAGATTCTGCAACAAGAATGATGGAAAGAATTGCTGAAAGCTCCAATTCAACAATAGAAGAAGCAACCCAAAGCGTGATGAATGCGTTGGGTGGAATTCCCATCGGAAGACCTGCTCAACCGGAAGATGTAGCAGAGTTTGTAGGATTCTTAGTATCTCCACGAGCAAGTTATTTAACCGGAACTGAATATGTGATTGATGGAGGAACGATTCCAACAATTTAA
- a CDS encoding winged helix-turn-helix transcriptional regulator, whose translation MYERKIPPNLNCGLDLIGEVLYGKWKIRLLWFINEGFLRPSELQRKIPDASRRVLNIQLKELEDHELVTKKIYPVVPPKVEYSLTEFGKTLIPVISVLGEWGDKNEERLRTVILNRLENNSEEIS comes from the coding sequence ATGTATGAAAGAAAAATTCCGCCTAATTTAAATTGTGGTCTTGACCTAATTGGTGAAGTGCTTTATGGCAAATGGAAGATCCGTTTGTTATGGTTTATCAATGAAGGTTTTCTGCGACCAAGTGAGTTGCAGAGGAAAATTCCGGATGCTTCCCGTAGGGTTTTGAATATTCAGTTGAAAGAATTGGAAGATCATGAGCTTGTTACGAAGAAAATATACCCTGTTGTTCCTCCAAAAGTTGAGTACAGCCTTACTGAATTTGGTAAAACTTTAATTCCGGTAATTTCTGTTTTGGGTGAATGGGGAGATAAAAATGAAGAACGTCTTCGAACGGTTATTCTTAATCGATTAGAAAATAATTCAGAAGAAATAAGCTAA
- a CDS encoding dimethylarginine dimethylaminohydrolase family protein yields MKLNIKNETGRLRSVVLGQPNSMGPVPTLEESYDAKSYYSIENNMYPKEEDIINEMNAFEAVLKKYDVEVLRPSIIKDYNQVFARDVAFVIDDKMIISNVIADRADEQEAYKNVYEKVAWRTIINLPETAHIEGGDVIVWNDFLFIGTCFSEDYRNYKTARTNEYAIEILKEYFPKKRIIDLELKKNDRIPYEGILHLDCTFNPIGKDKCIIYKNGFVDESDYRLIIDIFGEENCFHVTDEEMFEMFPNIFSISPEIVVSDKTFTRMNNHLRNEWGMTVEEIPYREISKMGGLLRCSTMPLVRE; encoded by the coding sequence ATGAAACTAAACATTAAAAACGAAACGGGAAGGCTGAGATCTGTAGTTTTAGGCCAACCCAATTCAATGGGACCCGTTCCCACGCTTGAGGAAAGTTATGATGCCAAGTCATATTACTCAATCGAAAACAACATGTATCCAAAAGAAGAGGATATCATCAATGAAATGAATGCTTTTGAAGCGGTTTTAAAAAAATATGATGTAGAAGTGCTGCGTCCGAGTATCATTAAAGATTACAATCAGGTTTTCGCAAGAGATGTAGCTTTTGTGATCGACGATAAAATGATCATTTCAAACGTAATTGCCGATAGAGCAGACGAGCAGGAAGCTTATAAAAATGTTTACGAGAAAGTAGCATGGAGAACAATAATCAATCTTCCGGAAACTGCCCATATTGAAGGCGGAGATGTAATTGTTTGGAATGATTTTCTTTTCATAGGGACATGTTTCAGTGAAGATTACAGAAATTATAAAACTGCAAGAACAAACGAATACGCGATTGAAATTCTAAAGGAATATTTTCCAAAAAAGAGAATTATTGATCTGGAATTAAAGAAAAATGACAGAATTCCATACGAAGGAATCTTGCACTTAGATTGTACATTCAACCCGATAGGAAAGGATAAGTGCATTATTTACAAAAATGGTTTTGTGGATGAAAGCGATTACCGTCTGATCATCGATATTTTTGGTGAAGAAAACTGTTTCCACGTTACAGACGAAGAAATGTTTGAAATGTTTCCCAATATCTTTTCCATCTCTCCTGAAATTGTAGTTTCGGACAAAACATTCACAAGAATGAACAATCACCTGAGAAACGAATGGGGAATGACCGTCGAAGAAATTCCTTACAGAGAAATTTCTAAAATGGGAGGTCTTTTACGTTGTTCAACGATGCCACTTGTTAGGGAGTAG
- a CDS encoding four helix bundle protein → MSIIKFHQDLKVFQKSVDVAMIIFELSKSFSKEELYSLTGQIRRSSRSVSANISEAWGKRKYEKSFVAKLTDSEGEARETQTWLLFALKCNYINEEQFNNLNNQYNQIIGMLVNMMSQSQSWCTFSSINKEEK, encoded by the coding sequence ATGTCAATAATTAAATTTCATCAGGATCTGAAGGTCTTTCAAAAATCGGTTGATGTTGCTATGATTATTTTTGAACTTTCGAAGTCTTTTTCTAAGGAGGAACTTTATTCTCTGACCGGTCAAATCAGGAGATCTTCAAGGTCAGTTTCTGCAAATATCAGTGAAGCTTGGGGAAAAAGAAAATATGAAAAATCTTTTGTAGCAAAACTTACAGATTCTGAAGGTGAAGCGAGAGAAACTCAAACATGGCTTCTATTTGCTCTAAAATGTAATTACATTAATGAAGAACAATTTAATAATTTAAACAATCAGTATAATCAAATAATTGGGATGTTGGTCAATATGATGAGTCAGTCACAAAGTTGGTGTACATTTTCGTCAATAAATAAAGAAGAAAAATAA
- the ctlX gene encoding citrulline utilization hydrolase CtlX encodes MQTTDTVLMIEPIAFGYNAETAENNYFQVEQKGSDIQSKALAEFNIFVEKLRSKGINVITVKDTIDPHTPDSIFPNNWVSFHKDGKVVLYPMFASNRRVERREDIIEIIKEQGFQVSEIDDWSLPEIQGHFLEGTGSMIFDHDNKLAYGSVSLRLDERLFREFCEKYDFTPVVFHSFQTVGSERLPIYHTNVMMCVADKFVVICLDCIDNELERSKVIETIKNSGKEIIEISEEQMQQFAGNMLQVQNKDGEKFLVMSQTAFKSLNENQVSAIEKYCEIIYSDLNTIEVNGGGSARCMLAEVFLPKK; translated from the coding sequence ATGCAGACAACAGATACAGTATTAATGATAGAGCCGATTGCATTCGGTTACAATGCAGAAACGGCGGAAAACAATTATTTTCAGGTTGAACAGAAAGGTTCTGATATTCAATCTAAGGCTTTGGCAGAATTTAATATTTTCGTTGAGAAATTAAGAAGTAAAGGAATCAATGTGATCACTGTAAAAGACACAATAGATCCTCACACACCAGATTCAATTTTCCCGAATAACTGGGTAAGTTTCCACAAAGACGGAAAAGTAGTTTTGTATCCGATGTTCGCTTCTAACAGAAGAGTGGAAAGAAGAGAAGATATTATTGAAATAATAAAAGAACAAGGTTTTCAAGTTTCTGAAATTGATGACTGGTCGTTACCGGAAATCCAAGGTCACTTTTTGGAAGGAACAGGAAGTATGATTTTCGACCACGACAATAAATTGGCTTACGGTTCGGTTTCTTTAAGATTGGATGAAAGATTGTTCAGAGAATTTTGTGAGAAATATGACTTTACACCTGTTGTTTTTCATTCTTTTCAGACGGTAGGTTCAGAAAGACTTCCGATTTATCATACAAACGTTATGATGTGTGTTGCAGATAAATTCGTTGTAATTTGTCTTGACTGCATCGATAATGAACTGGAAAGAAGCAAAGTAATCGAAACCATTAAAAATTCAGGAAAAGAAATTATTGAAATTTCTGAAGAGCAAATGCAGCAGTTTGCAGGAAATATGCTACAGGTTCAGAATAAAGACGGAGAAAAATTTTTGGTGATGAGCCAGACTGCATTTAAATCTTTAAATGAAAATCAGGTTTCAGCAATTGAAAAATACTGTGAGATTATTTATTCGGATTTAAATACAATTGAGGTAAATGGTGGTGGAAGCGCACGTTGCATGCTTGCCGAGGTTTTCTTGCCAAAAAAATAA